The genomic DNA ACGCTAGTGGAAAAAATTTCAATCGTATTTTTTCAGAAACCTTTTCTGCATCAAGCTACATTTAATCGGCGGTTAAAAACTACGGGCGGTCGCTATCATTTAGCTTCGCATCACCTGGATTTTAATCCAACTGTCTTTTTAAAGTATGGACAAGAGGAACTGGAAAAAGTCATTAAGCATGAGTTATGTCACTATCATTTACATTTAGCTGGCAAAGGCTATCAGCATAAAGATAAGGACTTTAAAGAGTTATTGGCTAAGACTGGCGGTGCCCGTTACGCACCGCCTCTAGTAGAACGGAAAAAAGCAGTTTTCCATCAGTACCAATGTCAGTCTTGTGGAGAAGTCATCCTCAGAAAACGACGAATTGATACGACACGATATGTCTGCGGAAAATGTCATGGGCGTTTGTCCTGGCAAGCGAAAAAAGAACAAATCTAACGATTCTGGT from Enterococcus faecalis includes the following:
- a CDS encoding SprT family protein, whose product is MTDQALQTLVEKISIVFFQKPFLHQATFNRRLKTTGGRYHLASHHLDFNPTVFLKYGQEELEKVIKHELCHYHLHLAGKGYQHKDKDFKELLAKTGGARYAPPLVERKKAVFHQYQCQSCGEVILRKRRIDTTRYVCGKCHGRLSWQAKKEQI